The Acidicapsa ligni genome has a window encoding:
- the mqnE gene encoding aminofutalosine synthase MqnE gives MQAQTTDSNLGARHSFRTYDTQLEPIAEKVFAGERLSFDDGVTLYGTSDVLAVGWLANHVRERMHGDVTYFNVNRHINPTNVCVAACRLCAFGRKKGDAAGYTMALEEAWETAASGYSEAVTEFHIVGGLHPDLPFEYFLDLVRGLKVRFPKVHIKAFTMVEVAFLARRAKLTIDETLVKMKEAGVDSMPGGGAEIFASRVRSIICDHKIDGSEWLNTARLAHKHGFRSNATMLYGHIENNEDRVDHMVKLREVQDETGGFQTFIPLAFHPEHTALDHLPVTTGLTDIRQVAVGRLILDNFAHIKAYWQMLTPKIAQIALRFGADDLDGTVIEEKIYHDAGATTPQGMTRRELSRLITEAGRVPVERDTLYHQVTRTEDSFVVAV, from the coding sequence ATGCAGGCACAGACGACAGACTCGAACCTTGGCGCGCGCCATTCTTTTCGGACATACGATACACAGCTTGAGCCCATCGCGGAGAAGGTATTCGCCGGGGAACGGCTGAGCTTTGACGACGGCGTTACTCTCTACGGCACCAGCGATGTGCTGGCCGTAGGCTGGCTGGCGAACCACGTGCGCGAACGCATGCACGGCGACGTGACCTACTTCAATGTCAATCGGCACATAAACCCTACGAACGTCTGCGTCGCTGCCTGCAGGCTTTGCGCATTCGGGCGCAAAAAAGGGGATGCCGCAGGGTACACAATGGCGCTGGAAGAGGCCTGGGAGACCGCTGCTTCCGGCTATTCCGAGGCCGTAACCGAGTTCCACATCGTCGGCGGCCTGCATCCTGACCTGCCGTTTGAGTATTTTCTCGACCTCGTCCGGGGCCTCAAGGTCCGCTTTCCCAAAGTCCACATCAAGGCCTTCACCATGGTGGAAGTCGCCTTCCTCGCGCGGCGTGCCAAGCTGACGATCGACGAAACGCTCGTCAAAATGAAGGAAGCTGGCGTGGACTCCATGCCCGGCGGCGGCGCTGAAATTTTTGCCTCCCGCGTCCGCAGCATCATCTGCGATCACAAAATCGACGGCAGCGAATGGCTGAATACCGCACGTCTGGCGCACAAGCACGGGTTCCGTTCCAATGCGACGATGCTCTACGGCCACATCGAAAACAACGAAGACCGTGTCGATCACATGGTAAAGCTGCGCGAAGTTCAGGACGAAACCGGCGGCTTCCAGACATTCATTCCGCTCGCGTTTCACCCCGAGCATACCGCTCTCGATCATTTGCCGGTGACCACCGGTCTGACGGACATCCGCCAGGTAGCTGTAGGTCGCTTGATCCTCGATAACTTCGCGCACATCAAGGCTTACTGGCAGATGCTGACACCCAAGATTGCGCAGATAGCCCTGCGGTTTGGTGCCGACGATCTGGATGGAACGGTTATCGAAGAAAAGATTTACCACGATGCCGGCGCAACCACCCCTCAGGGAATGACGCGCAGGGAGTTATCGCGACTTATTACCGAAGCTGGCCGCGTACCTGTCGAGCGAGATACTTTGTATCATCAGGTAACTCGTACCGAAGATAGTTTTGTCGTAGCCGTTTAG
- a CDS encoding acyl-CoA dehydrogenase family protein, with product MPTERHTTMGFKFQNVDFLKFDTLLNEDERLVRNTARQFVEDNVIPIIEGCFREGRFPRELVPLMGELGFFGANLHGYGCAGMSNVEYGLVMQEFERGDSGFRSFVSVQSALVMYPIYTFGSEEQKQKWLPELASGRKLGCFGLTEPGFGSNPGGMTTRARKVGDEYVLTGEKMWITSGTIADVAIIWAKVEDEEDKVRGFLVETDRDGFRADEVHGKWSLRASVTAGLSLQEVKIPASNLLPGTGGLKSPLMCLNQARYGISWGAIGAAMSCYDTALQYAKMRKQFRNEPIASHQLVQEKLVWMISEISKAQLLSLHAGRMKDAGTLTHEVISLAKRNNVWMALETARMARQILGGNGITEDYPIMRHMMNLESVVTYEGTHDIHALIIGQHITGIAAF from the coding sequence ATGCCCACCGAAAGGCATACCACGATGGGCTTCAAGTTTCAGAATGTAGACTTCCTCAAATTCGACACACTGCTTAACGAGGACGAGCGCCTAGTCCGCAACACCGCACGCCAGTTCGTCGAAGACAACGTTATTCCGATCATTGAAGGCTGCTTCCGCGAGGGCCGCTTTCCGCGTGAGCTGGTTCCCCTTATGGGTGAACTTGGTTTCTTTGGCGCCAACCTGCACGGGTACGGATGTGCGGGCATGTCCAACGTTGAATACGGCCTGGTGATGCAGGAGTTCGAACGAGGCGACTCCGGCTTTCGCAGCTTCGTCAGCGTGCAGTCCGCGCTTGTCATGTATCCCATCTACACTTTCGGCAGCGAAGAGCAAAAGCAGAAGTGGCTTCCCGAGCTGGCCTCTGGCCGCAAACTCGGCTGTTTTGGGCTGACGGAGCCGGGCTTCGGCTCCAACCCCGGCGGCATGACTACTCGCGCGCGCAAGGTTGGCGATGAGTACGTTCTCACCGGTGAAAAGATGTGGATCACCTCGGGAACGATAGCCGATGTGGCGATCATCTGGGCCAAGGTCGAGGATGAAGAGGACAAGGTTCGAGGTTTCCTTGTAGAGACCGATCGCGATGGCTTTCGCGCCGATGAAGTTCACGGTAAATGGTCGCTCCGCGCCTCAGTAACTGCTGGCCTGTCTTTGCAGGAAGTGAAGATTCCCGCGAGCAATCTGCTGCCGGGAACAGGCGGTTTGAAAAGCCCGCTGATGTGCCTGAACCAGGCGCGCTATGGCATTAGCTGGGGAGCTATTGGGGCGGCTATGTCCTGCTATGACACGGCGCTGCAATATGCCAAGATGCGCAAGCAGTTTCGCAATGAACCTATCGCCAGCCATCAGCTTGTTCAAGAGAAGTTAGTGTGGATGATCAGCGAAATTTCAAAGGCTCAACTGCTATCGCTGCATGCCGGGCGCATGAAAGACGCAGGCACACTGACTCATGAAGTGATCTCGCTGGCCAAACGCAACAATGTCTGGATGGCTCTTGAAACTGCGCGCATGGCCCGTCAGATTCTCGGCGGCAACGGCATCACGGAGGACTATCCGATCATGCGCCACATGATGAATCTGGAATCTGTTGTTACGTATGAAGGCACGCATGATATCCATGCTCTGATCATTGGCCAGCATATTACTGGTATTGCTGCTTTTTAA
- a CDS encoding lipid-binding SYLF domain-containing protein, translating into MKKIVMALAFSLLLTSVSFAEDEGAKLADRIDAAHAVLHELMATPDKGVPLDIASRAECIAVVPGFKKGAFLIGAQYGQGVATCRTGHGWSAPVFIQLTGASFGLQAGGQSTDLVLIGVSHRSLDDLLKDKVKLGGDAAVAAGPVGRNSQASTTELANAEFLTYSRSKGLFAGIDLTGDVVNQNGKDTARYYGKDIPYRTVLSGAVPTPASSEHFVRTVNEMFHRGRAREAK; encoded by the coding sequence ATGAAAAAGATCGTGATGGCTCTTGCGTTTTCGCTTTTGCTGACCAGTGTTTCTTTTGCTGAAGATGAGGGCGCCAAGTTAGCAGATCGTATCGATGCCGCCCATGCTGTATTGCACGAGTTGATGGCTACTCCAGACAAGGGCGTTCCTCTGGATATCGCGTCCAGGGCCGAGTGCATTGCGGTTGTGCCTGGATTCAAAAAAGGCGCGTTTCTGATTGGTGCTCAGTATGGCCAGGGCGTCGCTACATGCCGCACCGGGCATGGATGGAGCGCACCTGTTTTCATTCAACTCACAGGAGCAAGCTTTGGCCTGCAGGCCGGTGGGCAGTCGACAGATTTGGTGCTGATTGGTGTAAGTCATCGCAGCTTGGATGACCTGTTGAAAGATAAGGTCAAGCTGGGTGGCGATGCCGCCGTTGCAGCAGGTCCAGTGGGACGTAACTCACAGGCGTCGACGACAGAGTTGGCGAATGCCGAGTTCCTGACGTATTCGCGCAGCAAGGGATTGTTTGCAGGAATCGATCTTACCGGTGACGTAGTAAACCAGAATGGCAAGGACACTGCCCGATACTACGGCAAAGACATTCCATACCGGACCGTCCTGAGCGGTGCCGTACCGACGCCAGCTTCCTCAGAACACTTCGTTCGTACCGTGAATGAGATGTTCCACAGGGGCCGTGCCAGAGAGGCAAAGTAA
- a CDS encoding MlaE family ABC transporter permease translates to MPIDPLDVIAKRMLLAVQDYTLFCSQAVANLFRRPHYWSDVLAQCDLIGVGSLPIVVLTGFFTGGVLALQSAASLAQFGAQAYTGRFVSLSMIRELAPVLTGLMVSGRNASGMASELGSMVVTEQIDAMRALGTDPMKKLVSPRVLATVIMLFLLTIVSDTVGTAGGAFVSVFMSAQNGTQYFTSAYQALVYSDIAQGLTKPLFFGFIISTIGCFFGMKTSGGTQGVGRSTTQAVVASSVLIIFSDFILSRVMLWIFPGF, encoded by the coding sequence ATGCCCATAGATCCTCTCGACGTCATCGCCAAGCGCATGCTCCTTGCCGTGCAGGATTACACCCTTTTCTGCTCGCAGGCTGTCGCCAATCTCTTCCGCCGTCCGCACTACTGGAGCGACGTTCTCGCCCAGTGCGACCTCATCGGCGTCGGTTCCCTTCCGATCGTGGTTCTCACCGGCTTCTTTACCGGAGGCGTTCTAGCCCTTCAGTCTGCCGCCTCGCTGGCTCAGTTCGGAGCGCAGGCCTACACTGGCCGATTCGTCTCGCTGTCCATGATCCGCGAACTCGCGCCCGTTCTTACCGGCCTGATGGTCTCCGGACGCAATGCCAGCGGCATGGCTTCGGAACTCGGCTCCATGGTCGTGACGGAACAGATAGACGCCATGCGCGCGCTCGGGACAGACCCCATGAAGAAGCTGGTTTCTCCCCGCGTACTGGCCACGGTGATCATGCTCTTCCTGCTCACTATCGTCTCCGACACCGTGGGCACCGCTGGCGGAGCATTCGTTTCCGTCTTCATGAGCGCACAAAACGGGACACAGTATTTCACCTCCGCTTACCAGGCGCTTGTTTATTCCGACATCGCACAGGGCCTCACCAAGCCTCTTTTCTTTGGCTTTATCATCTCCACCATCGGCTGTTTCTTTGGCATGAAAACCTCGGGCGGAACCCAGGGCGTTGGCCGCTCCACCACGCAGGCCGTCGTAGCATCTTCGGTCCTCATCATCTTCTCCGACTTCATCCTCAGCCGCGTTATGCTTTGGATCTTCCCCGGTTTTTAA
- a CDS encoding ABC transporter ATP-binding protein, with protein sequence MSTHPQPGAHCEPAATPDSAALSVIVFENVTISFGGEPVLDNVSFSVAPAETRILLGPAGAGKSVILKLANGLLRPDSGRIYLFGQEISSMPEHQLLALRTCTGMVFQEGALFDSLTVRDNVGYQLMERHLPVDEVDRRVREALRFVELEHTYDMLPASLSGGMRRRVAIARAIIDQPQFLLYDSPTGGLDPVTSTTIDELVIKQRDFFKTPSILVTHRLQDAFTLATHRFSTSQNKMVPLPEGETNAETTFLVLHQSKVVFDGTTEQLVSSQDPFLKEFLA encoded by the coding sequence ATGAGTACGCATCCCCAACCCGGAGCCCACTGCGAGCCTGCCGCGACGCCTGATAGCGCCGCGCTCTCTGTCATCGTTTTTGAAAATGTGACCATCAGCTTCGGTGGCGAACCTGTCCTCGACAACGTAAGCTTCAGCGTTGCGCCTGCTGAAACCCGCATCCTCCTGGGCCCTGCCGGTGCGGGGAAAAGCGTTATCCTCAAGCTCGCCAACGGCCTCCTGCGTCCCGACTCGGGCCGCATCTATCTCTTCGGCCAGGAAATCTCCTCCATGCCGGAGCATCAGCTCCTTGCACTGCGCACCTGCACCGGCATGGTCTTTCAGGAGGGTGCTCTCTTTGACTCTCTTACTGTTCGCGATAACGTCGGTTATCAGCTCATGGAGCGTCATCTCCCTGTGGATGAAGTCGATCGCCGTGTTCGGGAAGCATTGCGCTTCGTTGAGTTAGAGCACACCTACGATATGCTTCCGGCAAGCCTCTCCGGCGGCATGCGCAGACGCGTCGCCATTGCCCGCGCCATCATCGATCAGCCTCAGTTCCTACTCTACGACTCGCCTACTGGCGGCCTCGACCCCGTAACCTCGACCACGATCGACGAACTGGTCATCAAGCAGCGCGACTTCTTCAAGACACCCTCAATCCTCGTTACGCATCGCCTGCAGGATGCCTTTACCCTGGCTACGCATCGCTTTTCCACCAGCCAAAACAAGATGGTTCCACTGCCCGAGGGTGAGACTAATGCCGAGACTACATTTCTCGTGCTGCACCAGAGCAAGGTAGTCTTCGACGGCACGACGGAACAACTCGTTTCCAGCCAGGATCCATTCCTTAAAGAGTTTCTTGCCTAA